The following is a genomic window from Antechinus flavipes isolate AdamAnt ecotype Samford, QLD, Australia chromosome 3, AdamAnt_v2, whole genome shotgun sequence.
ctgatCCTAACCTCCTTTCCCCCAAACTTCCCATctgcagctcttttttttttttttttttaagaacaggaAGAGTTATCACAAAAATTTACTAGGAAGcaatttatactttttcttttcctttttttttttttttaaaacaaagatcacccaatacaaaaagagaagaaatgggggTCAGAGGTGGGGAGAGTTGCAAAAACTTGAGATTAGACTGCCTAGATTTGGGGGGAAGAACAAAGAGTCTGGGAGGAGGGTGGGagtagagagagaagggagatcaTAAAATGGGAAGTGATGAACAAGAATCTTGAGAAGAAATGGGGACCAGAgttggggaggtggggagagctGCAAGAATTTGAGATTAGACTGCCTGGGggcaggggagaagagaggatcTGAGAGGAGGGTGGGAGTAGAGAGAGAAGGGATTGGTTTGATGTGGAGATGGATGGAGAACAGAGAGACTGAAGGGAGTGGAAGGGAGTTGGGCCTTGGCCCAACAGACAGTGTTCCCCTTCTCCCTGCAGAACCCCCCCAGGTGAAGCTAGTGTCAGAACTGACTCCACTGACCATCCAAGAGGGTGATGATGCTACATTCCGCTGTGAGGTTTCCCCACCAGATGCTGAGCTCACCTGGCTGCTAAATGGGACCTCAATTACCCCTGACAGCCGGGTAGAAATAAACCAGAATGGGCCCAACCACATCCTGACCCTGCGCTGCTGCCAGATCAGTGACTCCGGCATGGTGACAGCCCAGACCAAGGATGTGGAGAGCACGGCCCGGCTCCACGTCAGAGGTAATAGGCAAAAGCTCCCCACGGCTTCCCTACTATCTCACGACTCTCCTTTACTTTCCAACACTTTTGCCCCAACTCTGACCTAGAATCATAAACGGGCTCATCttacagctaaggaaacagaACATTCAGAACATGGTGGAGCCCAGACTGGGGACTAGGACTCCGCACTCCATGATGAGTGTTCTTTCAAGCAGAGTATATTTCGAGGGTTAAGTTTGGAAGGAAATACTACTACATAAAGAAGCTCCTTGTCTGCTTCCTCTCTCTGCTCCCGTCTTCATCCCTTCCCAGTTATCCCTCTATCTTAGGGATTCTTTACCCTTCCTCTTCTTCAGAGGCTGAGCTACTCTTTTTGCGGAGGCTCCAGGACGTTCGAACTGAAGAGGGCCAGGAGCTGTGTATGGAGGTGGAGACCAGCCGAGTTGGTGGGAAAGGAGTCGTGAGCTGGTTTCGAGGCGGGCAGCCTCTTCCTGAAGACGATAGGTTCTCTGTGGTCCAGGATGGCCGAGTGCATCGTCTGATCATCCGCAAAGTCATGGTGAGTGACCAAGGCATCTACAGCTGCAAGAGCCACCATGACCGTACCCAGGCTCGGCTGCTTGTGAGGCGTGAGTACCCCTTAAAAACTTTCAATGCCCAGCTCCTAATACCTCCTTAAAAGCTCACCCCTTTCTGGCCTAGCTCTGGAAGAGTACATTATCCTTCTCTAGGGTACTTCTTCAGGAGAGCTGATAGACAGAATGCCCTTCTCCGGGAATCCCTCCATTTTCTCTGAGGCTTAATAAGTAGATTATTACCCATAAGCCCTGACATCTTCCTCAGGGTGAATTTTAAGTTTGATCCCTGTTCCCAAACATTTTTCTCCAGGCCTATGCATCTCATTCCCATTCTAGTTCGTCCTACAATAAGCAAAGCCCCAGTAGCCCACACAAATCCTTTTTTTGAAGCTTGAATGTCCCTCCCTCTGTTCTCCAGACCAAGTCAGGGTAGGAGACAGAAGGTTGTAGCAATGAGGATGCCTACCAGTGCCTCTGCCAAGCAAAGTATGCCCTGGCACCTCCCTGCCCATAACAAGAAGGAAGAGTTCGGGAATTCCACAGCAGTGTTTGTGATCTCATGTTTTGTATCCAGAGCTAAAATGATTCCTTGTGGGCCAGGCCATGGAACCGAGGGCGTTGTGGGAGGCAGGGAGGCTGTCCCCAAACGCACACAGCTGGGAACCCCGACTCTGCTCATGTATTGGCTCTTCCTTCCAACAGCTGAGCAGCTGAAGGTGCGCCACGGCCTTGAGGATGTGGTGGTCACTGAAGGGGGAAGGGCCACTTTCCAACTGGAGCTGTCCCAGTCTGGGGTGTCTGGAGAGTGGGCCCGGGGAGGGGTGCGGCTGGAGCCTGGTCGCAACTGCCAGATCAGTGCCCAGGGCCACCACCACTCCCTGGTGCTCAGCGGTCTCGGCCTGGCCGATACTGGAACCGTGTCCTTCACCACCGACACGCTGCGCTGTGCAGCCCGGCTAGAAGTGAAAGGTCCGTCTCCTCTGGGAGTTAGCTCACCCAGAcctctgcccctctctctccctcttccctgcGGTCACTCATGTCCACCACCCCCAGCCGCTCCTGACCACTGCCTCAACACCCTACTGCCCTCTAGTGACCGTCCCACACCGACAGCCTCCCTCATTTCTTAGGGATCACTTGCTTCCTTCTGACCGTCTCCCCCTCTCTTGTCCACCCTTAGAGATACCCTTAGCTATCGTGAAGGGGCTCCAGGACCTAGAAGTAATGGAAGGTGACTCAGCCACATTTGAGTGTGAGCTGTCCAGGACCCAAGCCGACCTCACATGGGATAAGGTCAGCTCCCAAACCAGTATGTTTCCGGCCCCCCCACCTAGCCCTTCCCCACCCCAGCTGAGTGCGGTTAGTGGAAGGACCTTGGACTTGTTGTCAGCTCTTTATACGTCTTTACATGTTTATGAGTGTATTGTGTAACATGTTTATGTGCTCTTTCTGTGTTCAGAAATGTATGTACAAACGCATGTTTATATGCCTTTATATGATTATAGCTTATGTGCCCATGAGTTCATATGCCATTTGTATGTTTCTAAATGTATTGTGTATGTTGCATGTAGTCGGTATGCCTTTATGAGATGATGACTGTGTGTTTATATGCCTTTATGTGTttaagtgtatgtgtgtacatttatGTGCCTTTCATACGATTATAAAtgtacatgtgtgtttgtatatattcgTTTAATAGCTGTACAGCTCTGGGAAGTCCCTTCCTTCCCCTGGCCTTCATGTTCTTcgactgtaaaatgagggggctggactGTAGATGATCTGCAAAGCCCCCTCCCTGCTGTCATAAATCCCGTGCCCTTGGCAGGACCAgtgtgggggagggggcggcgtGAGGGggtagaaaaggaagaggaaggcgAGGTATCAGGAAAGGAGCGTTTCAGGACCACGAGTGAGCTGCATTGCCCCAAATACCTACATTCACTGCCCTGAAATCTAGGTAATCGGGGCATGCGGTCTTAGGAAGGGAAGGAAGTCTTTAGGGTCGCCCATAGCCAGCGTACGAGAGCTGGAGTGAAGGGGAGGGGGAGTTGCGGGATCTCCGAGCGCAGGCAGGCAGCCAACCCGGCTGGTGGGGCGGATTTACAGACTGATGCTGTGGGTGGGAAGGTGAGATCTATTTTAGCGCGGAGGAGTTGGAGTTGCCAGGACCACCTACCCGGCTCTCTGGCTCGCGAGGCACCTGGAGCTCGCGGCAGGTCGCCCCCCTCCCCAGAAGCGCAAGGGGTGGGGAAGAGGTGCGGACCTCGCGGGCCCCAGTGACCGCGCCCCCTCCCACTGCCAGGACGGCCAGGAGCTGTCGCCCAGCCCTCGGCTCCGGATCCAGGCGCTCGGCTCCCGCCGGCTTCTCCAGCTCCGGTGCTGCAGCACCGCCGATGCGGGCACCTACAGCTGCTCGGTGGGGAACGCCCAAGCTACGACCGCCCGCCTCACCGTGCGGAGTGGGTACCGGGGCTCCCGCTACGGGAGTCCGGGAGCGGGGAGGGGAGGCTGGGGAGGGAGCCGGTGCTTCGGGAGCCGGGAGGGGGGTCTGACCTAGCCTCCAGGGAGGTCAAAGGGAGTGGGCCAGAGAGTGGGGTGATGGGGGGTCGGGAGGGCGCCAGAGGTCAGCTGAGTGTCTCTCCGGGCCGGCGGGGCAGCTGGGGAGGCGGAGGGGGCGGTGTCGGGACCTCAACCCACCCCTCCTTGGTCCGGCCCCTCAGAGAAGGAGGTGTCAGTGCTGCTCGAACTGAAGCCCGTTAGGGCCCGAGAGGGCGACGGCGCCACCTTCAAGTGTACAGTGTCCGAGCCCGGTATCCCTGGTTGCTGGCAGCTGGGCGGCCGCATCCTGCGCCCCGGGGGCCGTGTCCGAATCCGACAGGAAGGTGTGAAGGCTGATAAAAACAggaccccccacccccagcagcCGCGAATTCGCTGGGCCCCAACTTCTCGTTCCAActtccccgccccctccccaaaACACACTCAGCTTTGGGACTGCCTTTCCTCAGCTTTCCCCTCCCAGTATCCCTCTCCCTTGTCCCGTGTCCAAGACCACTCCTCCATCTTCCCACCTTGCCTAAGCACTGGATGGCTCAATGCCTTAACgagcctccccctcccccggcaGGCCTCCTGTTCTCCCGAGAGCTTCCCCAACTTTGCGCATGATCAACAATGagcctcctttccctcctctgtcCCACCCCCAGGGAACCTGCACTCCCTGCTGCTGAGCGAGCTGCAGGCTGAGGATTCTGGGGAAATCCAGTTTCAGGCTGGTCAAGCCAAGTCCTCCACCCACCTGGAAGTCGAGGGTAAGAAGGGCCCACTTGGGCTGAGGGGAAAAAGCTGCTGCGGACTAAGATCTGAGCGTTTGTGCTGCACCTGCCTACAATTACTGACCCTCTGAAGTCAGCTGTCATTAAGCCTcgctggggagggggagagaggataGCGGAGTACTTTGTTGCCTCCAAGAGGCCCCTAGACCAAAAAGCTGGAAGTCTTGCTAATCTGAcccagtcctctcattttacaaggagggaaactgagtcccagagaccTAAGGACAGGTGAAAGGGGACATTCTTAAGGCTAGAGTTGGAAGCTATATAAAGAGGGCCAGGGGGGATAAAGGGGAGTAACATGACTTGATTCCTAGTGTGGGAACTCTCAATGAGACATTATACATtcactatttctctttctcctccactcCCAGCCCTGCCTCTCCAAATCTGTCGGAAACCCCCTCGGGAGAAGACGGTCTTGGCCGGCCGTAGGGCAGCTTTAGAAGTGACAGTGTCCAGGGCAGGAGGCCACGTTCGGTGGCTGCTGGGGGGGGTCGATTTGCCGCCCGGGCCAAAGTATGAGTTTCGAAGCCATGGGGTCACCCACAGTCTGATCATCCACAACGTCCAGCCCACTGATGAGGGCACCTACTGCTGCCAGGCTGGAGAGGACAGCGCCAATACGAATCTGCTAGTGGAGAGTGAGTGAGGGATCTGGGCTGGCCTGGGGAGAGAGGGTTGGGCTCAGGTGAGAACTCTGGGAGAGCAGCAGAAAGACAAGGGTCAGTGGAAGGTCCTGCTTCTGAAGGAGGGTTGGAGGGACAGGGATGGGACAAGGGCAGTATGTGAGAGAGGTGTTTTGTGCTTTAGAGAAGGGGCAGAGGTCTAGAGAAGAGCCCTTAGCTCTCTCCACCACCCAAAAccccccttccttttttgttttgcaaCATCTCCTTCCATGACTGCTCCCTTAAGCCTAGACTTCTAATTCTAACCTCATATCATTGTCCCTTTCCCACTTGTCTCTCCCTGTGGAGGCAGTACATGGGGTTTGTGCTCAGAAAGGGTGTGGAGGCAGGTGTGGGGGAGAGGGGATGGTAGTGGGGGAGGTGTGTGAGCTGCAAAGCCTTGGGAGCCTAATCCTGGAAGCCAAGCTTGGCTATGAGGTTTCACAACTCACCTTCCATGTGGGAGTCTCCCCGTTCTGAGTTCCCTGCATCATCCCTGCTCCTCACCTCTCTCCCTCAACAGGCTCTAAAGCAGGGAAACCCTCATCTTCCTATGTATATAACCACTGTGTCAAAGGGAATgaatgagggaaagagggaggccTGGAGACAAAGAATCTTTTCCTCTGCAGGTAGCTAGAGCCAGCCCCAGACACAGGATGGATGCCCATGGACAGATGGGAAGCCCAAACAGCCTATGGGTCTGGGGAACATGGGGTGGGAGGCGGGAGGAAATAAACCCAGCCCAGTCCTCCTACCTGTCCTTCAGTCTCTCTGTGGCGTTGGGTCACTGCTCTGACTGTTCACACATGTTACAGGGCCCACCACTTTCAATGCTCAACCTTCCCCCACCCACCGGCTGCTGGGAAACCACTCCTGGTTCAGGCCTTGCAATTTGGCACATTTATAAAAGAtgtaaaatgagaggcagaggaggagaaggaggaggaggagacaaaaGCACGAGGTGTCTGGAGTGGAACAAATACCAGACATGCACCGTGCACAAGCTCCCAAAACCCACCCACCCAATCTCTCCACCCCTATACCCTCCCTCCATTCCACCCAGAACAATTCCAGAGACCCCTGCCCACCTTCCACCAAACACCACTGGAATCGGCATCTAGCAGAAGATGAGGAGGGTGGGGGACACAGGGGCAAAGGGCATTGCGGCCCTGCCCCAGACAAAAGGGATGCAGCCTGAATGGAGAGCCTGTGCAGAAAGCAGCCCCAGCCCATAGGTTGGGATGAGGTGACAGGGTGGGCCTTTCCCACCAACATGGGCATGCAGGGGGATGGCCTTTAGGACCAAGttgagagacagaggaagaaagagagggagggaaggagagagagagagaagagaggagaggagagaagggagagaggagagaggagagagagaagagagagagagagagagagaaaagagagagagagagagagagagagagagagagagagaagagagagagagagaggaagagaaaagaaaagaagagaagagaagagagaggctgAATATTCCCCCCAGAAGGAAGTCCTCCCCACCAGAAATCTAAGGCAAGGGGGCCAATGTGTCCCCTCCACACACCCCCAGCATACACGTGACTCCTGAGTTCAGCCCCAAAGGCAAATCCTTTTCCTTTGGGGGCTCATATGGACCAAGTGAGCTCTCTGTAACCCCTGATGAAGGAGTCTGAGTAGGTTACCCTCAGACTGATGGATCTTGGCTCTCCAAGGGAGCTCTGATGGGGGGCCAGCCCTTGGGCAGGGAAGGAAGCCCTGGTCCCATCCAGTCCACTGGACAAGGACAAAGCTAGCCCCCACCCTCACCCTAACTGGCAGAGTCAGTGTCTGAAGTCTCCAGAGTCAACTTTCCGGGTCTCCTCTGACCAGATGAGAGTTAGCTATACTCGAACAGGGGGTCCTGAGCCAGCGGTCAGCGGCACTGTGGAACCACATTCATAATCCAGGTCTACTGGGGGTGCCACAAAACTGCTCAGAGAACTCCCTGTCTGCCGGTCCCGAAAACTCTGAATGTAGCTCTAggtaaaagaaatgacaaatctgaGATTCACTCCCAAACCCACACCCTTGAGACCTCCCCATCCATGATCTATTCCCCAAAACTCCCGTTCCTATGATGTTCCACCCCTAAAATCCATAGGATTGAGACCCTAGTCTCCCAATCTGAACAAGCAGGTCCTGTGACTCCAGAACCAACTTTTTAAAACTGACCCGTGGTGCCATGAACAAAATGCCAGCTCTGTCCATGGTATCAAGAACCCAGAATCAGCCTAACCTAGATGTAAGGATTCTTGCCAACAAAGCCACAAGCAGGGAGGTGGAAACAAGGGGTACTCACAGGGGAGAGCACGTCTCCATTGAAGCGTTTGACAGGCACAGGCCTTCGTCGATAGCCAGAATCAGGAGGACCGGGCTTTGGTGGGGCCCGGGTACCCCGAGAAGGAGCCCGAGGGGGTCTCTTCCTTCTTCGCTTCTCCTTCCGCTCCTCACGCTGCCGAATCCGCATCAGTTGTACTCTCCGCTGCTGCCGGCTAATCACAACTGAGAGGGCAGAAGGTGGGGGGAATAAAGACCATTGGGCACTCAGGCTTTTTTTTGCTCCTAAACCACTCCCGAAGCTTCCTACATAATGAACTCCAAGCTCCCAAAATCTACCCTTGATTCCTGATTTTTTCACCCTTGATGTGCTCCCCAATTCCTCTTCCCATTAGAGATAATGGAAGATGCACTGGGATTCTCATTTCAATacctggattctaatcctagCTCTTTCCTAGTATCTATGTGACCTCAGacagatacaaaatgaaaatactcatTTTCCCTACTTCGGAAAGTGTTTTATACTTATAAACTATACCTATTGTATATAAATCAAATgcactatctctgtctctccctcttcaaaGGGTCATTAAAAGCAGGTCCCCTCTAGGTCACTCTTCTCCTACTTTACTCCATCCCTTAGTGTCTTCCCCGCTCAAGGTGGAAGGTTCTGCCCTCCTTCATCTCCATTTATCCCCATCCTCTCTCCCTCAGTCCCTCTATGTTTGGTCCCCAGGATACAAATATAACCTTAAATTTTCCTTCCCAGTCTTTTTGTCCATTCCTGTACAACATCCCAAGCCTCCTGggtctttctccattttcctatCTCCCCTCTGCCCAATCTGAGACTCCCCCCCCAACAATGGACTCCAGAGCTCCCCCAGTCCTGCACTGGTTTGATTTGCATCTCAGTGTCTCCTCCGGGCCTCCCTAGGGAGTtggatctctaaagtctcttctagctctgaatctatgattctggGCCCTTCCCGTCTAAGTCCCCTCTACCACCCCGCTGCTAACTGCTTCATCCTgccgcccccgccccccccacCTGTCTGCCCTCTCCACCAGCCCCACGTCTCACCCTCAGTGTGGGAGTCCCCCTCAGCTGTGACTCTCCACTGCACCAGGACGCCCATCAGGCTGAGCAGGGGCCAGACGGCCAGGAGGGCCCAGCTCCGCCAGCAGAGCGGAGGCACCGGGGCCGCCCGCAGCCTCTCCGCGGCGTAGCGCCCCAGCAGCAACAGTTCGGCAAAGTAGTCCGCCGCGGCGGCGATGAGGGCGGCCCCGGCCACGGCCGTGGCCAGCGTGGTGAACGGCCGCGGCCAGCGCAGGGTGAGCAGGGCGCACAGCAGGCCCCCTCCCAGCAGCAGCCCCAGGGGCCCCCACACAGAGCCCGGCTGGTAGAAGGGGCCGGAGCCCATCAGGGCGGCTGCCCCCAGCAACAGCCCGAGCAAGAGGCCGACCAGGAAGAGCCCCACGCTGCGCACCAGCATGGCCACCAGCCCGCACAGCAGGCCGATGCCCAGCGCAATGCCCGCACTTGCCCCGCGTTCAGCTGCGTCTCCAGCACCCGCTCTCGGTAACAGAGCAGGAAGATGACCACTGAGCCGAACAGGAGTCCCGTGAGAAAAAGCACAGCCTTGAAGCAACGGTAACCTGTGGGGAACACGGGT
Proteins encoded in this region:
- the TMEM198 gene encoding LOW QUALITY PROTEIN: transmembrane protein 198 (The sequence of the model RefSeq protein was modified relative to this genomic sequence to represent the inferred CDS: inserted 1 base in 1 codon); translation: MSGTVETLRFQLLPPEPDETLWGVSCEQPVERRYQALPSLVCTMCCLFGVVYCFFGYRCFKAVLFLTGLLFGSVVIFLLCYRERVLETQLNXGASAGIALGIGLLCGLVAMLVRSVGLFLVGLLLGLLLGAAALMGSGPFYQPGSVWGPLGLLLGGGLLCALLTLRWPRPFTTLATAVAGAALIAAAADYFAELLLLGRYAAERLRAAPVPPLCWRSWALLAVWPLLSLMGVLVQWRVTAEGDSHTEVVISRQQRRVQLMRIRQREERKEKRRRKRPPRAPSRGTRAPPKPGPPDSGYRRRPVPVKRFNGDVLSPSYIQSFRDRQTGSSLSSFVAPPVDLDYECGSTVPLTAGSGPPVRV